The DNA sequence AAAGTACCGCTCATTGCCATAATAACATGAAAAAGCGAAGCCCAGGTACTTAACAATACGTGGCCAAAATGAGGAAACTTAGTTGCTGGTTTAAAATAAGCTATTGCTATACCTAAAATTGCCGAGGGATTAACTAACCACCACTCTTCTATAAAACCTAAATGGACGTCCCTTGCTGGCAGGTTAAGCAAGGTTTCTCCTAGATACGGAATCAAGGAATCACTTAAAGTAGCTATACCAACAGAACCCACATAACCGATAATAAATAAAGTCCCTAAATTACATTTCGCTCGATTAACGCTGCATCTATAGAATTCATACATCGAAGCAGTAACAATGGCGCTTAAAACAACGTGAATCGGATGAAGTATATAAAAGACATTGTAAGAAACCTGCTGAGGCAATTTATGAGCAAACAACATAACGATTATTCCAGTAAGCGCCCCAAAAAATGTAAACGGTGCATGATGCCTTAATTCTTCAATTATTTTATTAAACATTTTCTAAACTTCCTTACTAAATAAATCAAGCCTTTTAGCCTTATTATTATCTAAGATAGAAATTAGTTACGGCATGATTTGCTGATCCATAATTTATTAATATTGCTTCTCTTCCGTAAGCTATATATAGAATGGCGGAAAGGAAGGAAGTCTTCTAAGTTAAATTCTCTAACTCTCGGTAGGATAATAGTTTATAACATAAGTCTTTTATTGTCAAATAATTAACCTTTACATATGTTACACAACTTTATACAACTTTTTCCTGTGTATTCACTTTAGATGACCCTGTGAAAATCCCCGATTTTCACAGGATTAGTCCTACACAATTTAATCACAAATAATCTACAAATTCAAAATATAAACTATGCCCTTTCTTATCATCATAACAGCAATAGCAGCAAGTAGCAGACTTGTAACTTTTGATAGGGCTTTACTTCCTGCTTCGCCTAATCTCTTTATCAAAATCTCTGATGACGAGAAGACTAATCCAGCCAAAAGAATGTTAAGAAAAATTGCGATCAATGTTGCAAATAAGCCGTATTCAGGAATAATTATTAAAGAGGTAGTAAGAACAGCCGGACCAACAATTAAGGGGGTGCCTAAAGGAACTGCTCCTAATTCTTTAGCCGGCAGGCGACGACGCTTACCGGGGCTAAGTATGTCAATTATAGCTATACAAAATAAAATTGCACCGCCTGCTACCATAAAATCCCCTAGACTTATACCAAGAAATTCAAAAACACCTTTGCCTAAAAATATAAAACCCACGGCTAAACAAAGAGCAGTTATAATCGATTGAATTATAATCTTGGATTTATCTTCTTTTATTAAACCACGAGTAAGAGAAACAAATATTGGCAACACTCCAATTGCATCAACTGCTACAAATATAGGTATAAAAGCTAATAGTATATTTTTAATCATCTCTTCTTGTAAACCGTAACTTCGTTTCTTCCATGTCTTTTAGCCAAATACAAGGCCTTATCTGCATTGGAAATCAAAGTTTCTCTATCTGGATGCTGCTCATTGAGCTCTCCCACGCCTCCGCTAATGGTTACGTTAACCTTTTTTCTTTTTATACGGAACAAATTATTAGCTATTTTAACTCTTATCCTGTCAGAAATCAACAGGGCTTCTCTTCTTTTGGTTTCGGGAAAAATAATACTAAATTCTTCTCCTCCATAACGAAATACGCTATCACTAGAGCGTAAAGACTCCTGCAAAATCTTTCCGATGCCTTTTAAAACTTCGTCTCCAAAAGGATGGCCAAAATTATCATTAAAATTTTTAAAGTGATCAACATCGAATATGGCAATTGAAAAAGGCCGCTTATATCTTTTTGCTCGCGATATTTCCAAATCCAAAGTATCCAAAAAATATCTATGGTTATAGCAACCCGTAAGCCCATCTCTAATGGACGTTTCTTTAAGTTTTAAATTTGCGTGTTCTACCTCATCAACATATCCATCTATTTTTTCATTCAGCCTCTTATAATATGCCTCTGATAATTCAAATAATGTATCAATCATAATGCTACTTACTCTCTCTATTGATCCTTCTGGCACTCTTGCCTTCTTTTGCCACTGCTCTATCATCGGCCTTACAGACTCATAAAATGAGTAGTAAGCCCGCTGTACTTCAGAAAGCCTAAATCCCTGAGAACTGCGAAGTTGGCTAAGCTTTTCTAAAAACATGCGTAGTTTCAAGAAATTATTTTTTTCTAGAATCTCAATGAATGCAGATAAAAATTCAGAACATAAATCATGCAATTCAGACTTCGATACATTAGAATAACTTCCGCCTTGCGCCTGAATAAGCTTAATCCAATTAGACAATATTTCTGTCTTTTCAGAAGAGAT is a window from the Candidatus Omnitrophota bacterium genome containing:
- a CDS encoding MarC family protein, which encodes MIKNILLAFIPIFVAVDAIGVLPIFVSLTRGLIKEDKSKIIIQSIITALCLAVGFIFLGKGVFEFLGISLGDFMVAGGAILFCIAIIDILSPGKRRRLPAKELGAVPLGTPLIVGPAVLTTSLIIIPEYGLFATLIAIFLNILLAGLVFSSSEILIKRLGEAGSKALSKVTSLLLAAIAVMMIRKGIVYILNL
- a CDS encoding diguanylate cyclase; this encodes MRVKNKKNEVNPKGLSKLISSEKTEILSNWIKLIQAQGGSYSNVSKSELHDLCSEFLSAFIEILEKNNFLKLRMFLEKLSQLRSSQGFRLSEVQRAYYSFYESVRPMIEQWQKKARVPEGSIERVSSIMIDTLFELSEAYYKRLNEKIDGYVDEVEHANLKLKETSIRDGLTGCYNHRYFLDTLDLEISRAKRYKRPFSIAIFDVDHFKNFNDNFGHPFGDEVLKGIGKILQESLRSSDSVFRYGGEEFSIIFPETKRREALLISDRIRVKIANNLFRIKRKKVNVTISGGVGELNEQHPDRETLISNADKALYLAKRHGRNEVTVYKKR